The following coding sequences lie in one Ostrinia nubilalis chromosome 2, ilOstNubi1.1, whole genome shotgun sequence genomic window:
- the LOC135079817 gene encoding deoxynucleotidyltransferase terminal-interacting protein 2, which produces MDFIIDTAGDEELQVKTELLNEEETPYFIDKEQRTHAILQLFEKKKEELDSKASAEEELQNKLKGLKIDSVFDEFFDEMKWNHAIAVKNENKQRLFHFEQLDVETGKLKSKIGSVDVEKEMQKSILHPGIEKEHSLPAYYVSQRKLKAMRKKEREKTKGPEWFNLPAPEMTEELKNDLEVLKMRSALDPKHFYKKNDMEVLPKYFQVGRIMDSQLDHVNERLTRKERKRTMVDELLADAEFQKYNKKKYKEIIDEKRKSEYRTFMRDKRQKNKAEHKKNKLKTNNNNKKSK; this is translated from the exons ATGGATTTTATAATTGATACAGCTGGTGATGAAGAACTTCAAGTAAAAACAGAATTGCTAAATGAAGAGGAGACACCTTACTTTATAG ATAAAGAACAAAGAACACATGCGATCCTACAGTTGTTTgagaaaaagaaagaagaattGGACTCCAAAGCTTCAGCAGAAGAAGAATTGCAAAACAAACTGAAGGGTTTGAAAATCGACAGCGTCTTTGATGAATTCTTCGATGAAATGAAATGGAATCATGCTATTGCTGTCAAAAACGAGAATAAACAAAGGCTATTCCACTTTGAACAGTTGGATGTTGAAACTGGCAAGCTCAAGTCTAAAATAGGCTCGGTAGATGTTGAGAAAGAAATGCAAAAATCTATTCTGCACCCGGGAATAGAAAAAGAGCACAGTTTACCTGCATATTATGTTAGCCAGAGGAAATTAAAAGCTATGAGGAAG AAAGAACGAGAGAAGACCAAGGGTCCCGAATGGTTCAACTTACCAGCCCCTGAGATGACTGAAGAACTCAAGAATGACCTTGAGGTCCTGAAGATGAGGTCAGCTCTTGACCCTAAGCACTTCTACAAGAAGAATGACATGGAAGTGCTGCCTAAATACTTCCAG GTTGGTCGTATAATGGATTCCCAACTTGACCATGTCAATGAGCGGTTAACCAGAAAAGAACGGAAGAGGACTATGGTGGATGAACTGCTGGCCGATGCTGAGTTCCAGAAGTACAACAAGAAGAAATATAAAGAAATCATAGATGAGAAGAGGAAATCTGAGTACAGAACGTTTATGAGAGATAAAAGACAGAAGAATAAAGCTGAACACAagaaaaataagttaaaaacaaataataataataagaaaagtaaataa
- the LOC135079824 gene encoding estradiol 17-beta-dehydrogenase 8: MVAGIVAGRLALVTGAGSGLGRAACQLLSREGATVIAADKNYESALETIKTHTALASGANATGDHSAVELNVADSKQVQNLLDTILKQYKAPPTIVVNSAGITRDNWLLKMSEEDYNAVIDVNLKGTFLVMQTFARAMAAASLPGSIINISSIIGKYGNMGQTNYAASKAGVIGMTQSAAKELGKSNIRVNAILPGFIKTPMVDTVPEKVLQGILKLVPLGRMGKPSELAEVITFLASDKSSFVTGAAIDVTGGF, translated from the exons ATGGTCGCCGGAATTGTTGCTGGACGTCTAGCCTTAGTGACTG GTGCTGGGTCTGGATTAGGGCGCGCAGCATGTCAGCTCCTTTCTCGTGAAGGTGCAACGGTTATTGCAGCAGACAAGAACTATGAAAGTGCTTTGGAGACCATCAAAACTCATACTGCATTGGCGTCAGGAGCTAATG CAACTGGAGACCACAGTGCCGTAGAGTTGAATGTGGCTGATTCAAAGCAAGTACAGAACCTATTGGACACTATCTTAAAGCAGTATAAGGCACCACCTACTATTGTGGTCAACAGCGCTGGAATCACCCGTGACAATTGGCTCCTGAAGATGTCAGAAGAAGACTATAATGCTGTAATTGACGTTAACCTGAAG GGAACATTCCTAGTCATGCAAACTTTTGCCAGAGCAATGGCTGCAGCTTCATTGCCTGGCTCCATCATCAACATATCTAGTATCATAGGAAAATATGGAAACATgg GTCAAACAAATTATGCTGCAAGTAAAGCAGGTGTCATTGGTATGACCCAGTCTGCAGCCAAAGAGTTAGGGAAGAGTAACATAAG AGTAAATGCAATTTTGCCTGGGTTTATAAAGACACCTATGGTAGATACAGTACCTGAGAAAGTTTTACAAGGCATCCTGAAATTGGTGCCCCTGGGTAGAATGGGTAAACCCTCAG agTTAGCTGAAGTGATCACATTTTTGGCGTCTGACAAGAGTTCGTTTGTAACTGGTGCTGCAATTGATGTGACTGGtggattttaa